GCAACTGCTGATGGTCCGCGCCGGTCGCAGGACCCGCGAACCCACTGTACACAGCCCGGACGCGATCCTTGCGATCGATGAAGACGATCGTGGGGTAGGCTTTGAGTTGCGTCAGAAACGGCAGCTTGCGAAGGACTTGCTCCTTCTCGGCCACGCCCGCCACGAACATCGGATAGGGGGCGTGATGCCGCTCGGCGAATTGCCGAACGAGCCGGGCGCTGCGTGAAAAGTCGTCGTCGTATTCAAAAGCCAGCCCGACGACCCGCAGTCCACGTTCGCCAAAATTCTTCTGTAATTCGCCCAGATAATCGGACGCATCATGGCAATTCGGACACCACGTGCCGAATACCTCGACGATTCGTACAGTGCCGGTCGGCGCTGCGTCTTGCAGGGACTGCTCCCGCCCATCCGGGGCGCGCAACTTGATATCTGCCAGCGCTGTTTCACGTCCGGGTGAAATTCGCTCGAATCCGTCGGGCAGGGACGCGCGGTCGTCTCGCGTCGCCGTCCAGGTTTCGTGCCAGGTGTCCCGCGACCAGAAGTCACCCGACAATGTGCCGTCGCTCTGCAACCGGGCATCGAAGAGAAACGCGTGAGCGCCGTCGAAATTCGAAAGACGCAGTCGCGGATAATCAAACCGTCCCGCGAGGAAGCCGTAGTCGCCCGTTGCCGTCAGAATCGAGCCCGTAACCGCTCCGTCGAGGGCCGCCTCGAAGATGCCGACCGCCGGCTGCTCTTCGCTGGAGAACTTGATCAGCCACCGCCCGGATATCCTGGAGTAGTATTTCCCTCTTGTATTGGGATCCTGAAGGAATCGATCGATGTCGCCGGCCACGGCATGAAACGGGAGTCCCGTCGAGCTGCCATCCTTGCCTCGCTTTCGCCACGAGCCGTCAAGTCGCCTCCCATCCGCACTAATGTCTGCCGTTATCTGCGCGTCGTAGTGATCGATGTGCAGGATCAGCTTGCCCCCTGCGACCGATACGCGCGGGACGGTTGCCCGCTCCGGTGGGTTAATGAGCCATGCCTGCCGTTCGTTGCCCGATCGCTTCAGCTCCAGCCCGAAGGGCAACTCCCCGCCGGGTGAATCGAGCCACGCCCGCCACGGACCCGCAGACGGTTCCGGGAGAATCGCCGTGGCCGAGGCCAAGATGAGCGGCAGCAGCAGCGCAAACATTCCATGCATGGAAAGACTCCAGGGTCTGGCCTTATTTCCCGCCGGTATCGTAACACGCGGTGCGATTGGACCACAATCGCAGGAGAGTGCAGATGCAGCGGCTACGCCGGTCTTGTGCGTCCGCCTGTGCGAACCAGATACACGCACCAGCCGATCACAACCGCATTCAAGACGAAAAAGAATACGAAGACCGGGAATCCGCCGACCTTCATGGCCCGCTCGTGGGCGGCATAG
This genomic interval from Phycisphaerae bacterium contains the following:
- a CDS encoding TlpA family protein disulfide reductase is translated as MHGMFALLLPLILASATAILPEPSAGPWRAWLDSPGGELPFGLELKRSGNERQAWLINPPERATVPRVSVAGGKLILHIDHYDAQITADISADGRRLDGSWRKRGKDGSSTGLPFHAVAGDIDRFLQDPNTRGKYYSRISGRWLIKFSSEEQPAVGIFEAALDGAVTGSILTATGDYGFLAGRFDYPRLRLSNFDGAHAFLFDARLQSDGTLSGDFWSRDTWHETWTATRDDRASLPDGFERISPGRETALADIKLRAPDGREQSLQDAAPTGTVRIVEVFGTWCPNCHDASDYLGELQKNFGERGLRVVGLAFEYDDDFSRSARLVRQFAERHHAPYPMFVAGVAEKEQVLRKLPFLTQLKAYPTIVFIDRKDRVRAVYSGFAGPATGADHQQLRRAFTSLIGELMSE